From the Pseudomonadales bacterium genome, the window TTGCTACGTACCGGTGAAAAGGCTTATGCCGTGGCCGGTGATTGAATCGTTGCCAAAGCCTCAAGGTAGCCCGCCTGGTCCAATCGAGGGCCAAATTGGCTCACTACCTGCGCCGACACATAGGATGCTAACTTACCGGCTGTGGCAAAGTCATAATCTTGGCTGATGGCATATAAAAAGGCACCAGCAAATGCGTCACCGGCACCGTTAGTATCAATCGCATCAACCGTGTAAGGATCAATCTGAATTAAGGACTGGCCATCAAATAATAAAGCCCCCTGCTTGCCAAGCGTAATGGCAAAGCATTTTGCCACCGTCTTTAACGCTGACACAGCATCTTCAAGCTTATCACTGTTGGCAAAGCCTTTTGCTTCTTCCTCGTTGCAGAAGAGTAAATCCACGCCATCACCTAGCATGGCTTTTAAACCGTCGCCAAAAAACTCAACCATGCCAGGATCCGACAAGCTTAAGGCAGTTTTCACACCATGCGACTCAGCGACTTCTCTGGCACGTATCGCAGCAGCGCGACAGTTATCAGAAGTTACTAAATAGCCTTCAATATAAACCCAAGCTGAATCTTTTATAGCCTCAGGGCTTAAGTTATCAATTGCTAAAGTTTCGCTAATGCCAAGATAGGTGTTCATACTACGCTCTGCATCTGCAGTAATCATCACTAAGCATTTACCGGTAATACCGTCCGCGGTTGAATGCGCTTTGCTGGCGGCAACCCCAGCTGCGTCTAGATCCGCCAAGTAAAAAGCGCCATTCTCATCATTGCCAACTTTACAGCTATAAAACGTTGAGGCACCTAAGTAGCTGGCTGCAATAATAGAATTAGCCGCCGAACCGCCTGAGGCGCGCTTCGAGGCAACAAGATGATTTTGCAGCAACTGCATCAGCTCATGCTGACGAGATTCGTCAACTAGCGTCATCACGCCCTTATCTATTGAGGCATCGAGTAAAAATTGATCTGAGACTTCAATTTCAGTATCGACTAATGCTGCACCTACGCCATAAATATCATACTTGGCCATATAAAATCACACTCAGTTTGCTTAAAATTTGCAGTCATTATCCTGACTCCAATAAATTTATCCAGTCATCAATGTTGAAAAATTTACCCAACCGCGCATGCTGCCTCAAGCTGTTGCTAACGCTATTTGTAGTTTGTCTATTTGCGCTGGCTTATCTGGATGCCTGGCTAATGGAAAAATTAGCGCAGAGTGAATACGCACAAGCATCAAAAGTCTATGCAAAAAGTGTGGAACTATATGACCGAAAAAACCTGAGCCGAGAAACAATCATTGAGCAGCTTAGACTGTCCGGCTATCGACAGGGCAAACACCCTCAACATGCTAGCTTCTGGTCAGATGGTGGACTACTGCATATATCTAATCCCCGCTTTTCATGGTGGGATGGTGAAAAACCCGCCCACCAAGGCACAGTCAGTTTCAATCCATCGGCAAGCGCAATTAAGCGGGTCCAGTCCAGTATTCAAAATGGCTATATACGTATTCTTCCTATTGAAATCGGCCGCTTGGATGCAGACTCGGCGACCGATCGCATTAAACTATCCTTTGAGCAAATTCCTAAACCTTTAATACAGGCTTTGCTTGCTACCGAGGATCGTGGCTTTTATCAGCATATCGGCGTCTCACCCAGCGCGATATTGCGGGCGCTGTATCAGAACCTTAAAGCAGGTCATGTCGTGCAGGGCGGCAGCACCATTACCCAGCAGTTAGCTAAGAATTATTTTTTGACTGATGGACAATTCTATTGGCGAAAAATCATCGAAGCGATAATGGCCTTGTTAATCGAAGTACGCCTGGATAAAGAGGCGATCCTAACAGCTTATGTCAATGAAGTATTTGTCGCACAAGATGGGCCTCGTGCCATCCATGGCTTTGGCTTAGCCAGTCAGTACCTGTTTGGTCAACCGATAAATCAGCTTAATCTCTCACAAGCCGCGCTATTAGTTGCGATGCTAAAAGGCCCCTCTCGCTACAACCCTGTGCGCAACCCAGAACTAGCCATACAACGACGTAATTTAGTGCTGCAATTAATGCAGCAACAAGGATTTATCACAGCTGATGCAGCACAGCTGGCGCAACAGCAAACACTGAAGCTTGCGAATTCTCAGCGCTTTCGTCAATCAGCACCTGCTTATTTAGATTTAGTGAAACGCCAGCTAAAACGTGACTACAGTCAAGAAGACTTATCTAGCCAGGGCTTAAGAATATTTACTCACTTAGATCCAATATGGCAACAACGCGCGCAAACTGCATTATCGAAAGCCGCTGCCAGACTCAACCAGCCAGACGCGGCCAGCGCCTCACCGCAAACGATTAATGGCGCAGTCGTCACTGTAGATTTTCACACAGGTGACGTGTTAGCTGTTGTCGGCGATAGCCAGCCAAGACGGGCGGGCTTTAACCGAGCTTTAGATGCGCGGCGCCAGATTGGCTCATTGATCAAACCTGCGGTCGTAGTACAAGCGCTACAACAGGGTATCAGTTTAAATCAGCTCATCGATGATTCACCGCTTACTATCGCCACGCCGTCAGGCCCTTGGCAGCCAGAAAATTTTGACCAGCGCTTTCACGGTCAAGTTAGCTTGTATCAAGCGTTGGCACAATCCTACAATGTGGCATTCGCTAGACTTGCGAATAAGCTTGGGGTCGCGGGTTTAGCTAAAACCCTACGAGCATTAGGCGTTCAAGGAACAATACCTGAGGTACCCGCGTTAAGCCTCGGCGCTGTCGACCTCAGCCCGATCGATGTTGCACAAATGTACGCCACTATTGCCAGTGATGGATTTTATACGCCACTAAAGTCAATCCATAGCGTGCGGAATAACGATGGCCAGGCGCTGCAGCGGGTGCGCCTAGACCTGCAACAACGATTCAAACCTAGCCTTATGTATCAAACCCAATTTGCTATGCAGGCGGTCATCCATGATGGCACCGCTAAGCGTGTACAACCCATGCTATCAACACGACAGCAATGGGCTGGAAAAACCGGAACCAGCTCGGCTCAGCGGGATAGTTGGTTTGCCGGCTTTAATCGCCAACGCCTCAGCGTGGTCTGGCTGGGCAACGACAGCAATCAAAGTTTAGCGCTGACCGGCAGCACAGGTGCATTACCCATTTGGGCGGAAATCATGCGCCATGATCGGCGTATCGATACAGCAAAACCTGCGCCCAAAGATATTCAGCATTACTGGATAGACCGGTCAAGCGGACTATTAAGCCGTCAAGACTGTGATGACGCTATTTACATGCCTATTTCGCGCGGAAACGAGCCAAAGCAGACGGTTAAGTGTACAATCAAAGGCAAAACAAAGAAAAATTGGTTCCTACAATGGTTTCTATAACAAAAAACAACATCCTTATTTTGATTATAAGCCTGCTAGCTATCTCGGCCTGTGCGCCACAAGCGCCCAAAGAAGAGCAAGACATCTATGCAGCATTACGCGATGACAACATCCAATATGCCGACGGCAGCAGTGATAGTAGCGCCGATGTTGGCATCAATGAAGCCAGCCCCGCTTTTGTTGACGAACAACTTGCCAGTATTCGCTTTAATTTCTTCAAACGCCGTTATGCTGAAGCAGCTGACCTTGCTGAAAACTTGGTGCGCATAGACCCTAGCATGGCTGAAGGCTATTATTGGCTGGCCCGCATCCGCCTTGATCAAAGCGACTATTACCAAGCCTACGAAATGTCGAGCAAGGGACTTACCGTGATCGACCCAAGTGATCAAGCATTGCTGCGTGAGTTAGAACGCATTCAGGGCATCTCACAAATGGGCAGTAATTAAGCAAGCCTCGTGATCTCTGCGGCGTTACAGCAGCAGTGCCAGCAGTGGCCAGCCGAAAAAAAATGGTACCGACCGATTTCACAACGAGCAGCGGTGTGTATTATTTTAGATCAACAGCCGGATGGTCTTCATATGCTGATGATTCAACGTGCTGAACACCCCAATGACCCATGGTCCGGGCAGATGGGATTTCCTGGCGGCAAACAAGATCTCGATGACGCCAATATTACGATAACCGCTTTACGTGAGGCATCGGAAGAGCTGAGTATTGCAGCAAAATCTATTCAGCGGGTTGGCCGTCTGAGTGATATTTTAGCCAGACCTTATCGAGCATTTAAACCCGCTATGACGGTTACGCCAATCATATTCGCTGCCAACGATCAGTTATC encodes:
- a CDS encoding CoA pyrophosphatase translates to MISAALQQQCQQWPAEKKWYRPISQRAAVCIILDQQPDGLHMLMIQRAEHPNDPWSGQMGFPGGKQDLDDANITITALREASEELSIAAKSIQRVGRLSDILARPYRAFKPAMTVTPIIFAANDQLSPSANHEVQDWLWLPLDFFQDQQNRQAMQIEKAGLSHELPFYEFANKRVWGLSLMMIDELCHLLASE
- a CDS encoding transglycosylase domain-containing protein, whose protein sequence is MLKNLPNRACCLKLLLTLFVVCLFALAYLDAWLMEKLAQSEYAQASKVYAKSVELYDRKNLSRETIIEQLRLSGYRQGKHPQHASFWSDGGLLHISNPRFSWWDGEKPAHQGTVSFNPSASAIKRVQSSIQNGYIRILPIEIGRLDADSATDRIKLSFEQIPKPLIQALLATEDRGFYQHIGVSPSAILRALYQNLKAGHVVQGGSTITQQLAKNYFLTDGQFYWRKIIEAIMALLIEVRLDKEAILTAYVNEVFVAQDGPRAIHGFGLASQYLFGQPINQLNLSQAALLVAMLKGPSRYNPVRNPELAIQRRNLVLQLMQQQGFITADAAQLAQQQTLKLANSQRFRQSAPAYLDLVKRQLKRDYSQEDLSSQGLRIFTHLDPIWQQRAQTALSKAAARLNQPDAASASPQTINGAVVTVDFHTGDVLAVVGDSQPRRAGFNRALDARRQIGSLIKPAVVVQALQQGISLNQLIDDSPLTIATPSGPWQPENFDQRFHGQVSLYQALAQSYNVAFARLANKLGVAGLAKTLRALGVQGTIPEVPALSLGAVDLSPIDVAQMYATIASDGFYTPLKSIHSVRNNDGQALQRVRLDLQQRFKPSLMYQTQFAMQAVIHDGTAKRVQPMLSTRQQWAGKTGTSSAQRDSWFAGFNRQRLSVVWLGNDSNQSLALTGSTGALPIWAEIMRHDRRIDTAKPAPKDIQHYWIDRSSGLLSRQDCDDAIYMPISRGNEPKQTVKCTIKGKTKKNWFLQWFL
- a CDS encoding adenosine kinase; protein product: MAKYDIYGVGAALVDTEIEVSDQFLLDASIDKGVMTLVDESRQHELMQLLQNHLVASKRASGGSAANSIIAASYLGASTFYSCKVGNDENGAFYLADLDAAGVAASKAHSTADGITGKCLVMITADAERSMNTYLGISETLAIDNLSPEAIKDSAWVYIEGYLVTSDNCRAAAIRAREVAESHGVKTALSLSDPGMVEFFGDGLKAMLGDGVDLLFCNEEEAKGFANSDKLEDAVSALKTVAKCFAITLGKQGALLFDGQSLIQIDPYTVDAIDTNGAGDAFAGAFLYAISQDYDFATAGKLASYVSAQVVSQFGPRLDQAGYLEALATIQSPATA